From a single Micromonospora sp. WMMD1102 genomic region:
- a CDS encoding MarR family transcriptional regulator, with protein sequence MTDDPLARTELTFLLGMGFQLVLAEFVRRVAEAGYPDLRPVHGLVFQALRGGGATGTELADRLGVTKQAAGQIVDDLERRGYLRREPHPGGGRRRLVVLTGRAEEHLQVAGRVLHTLEAELAAGIGADRLAELRTELSRLVRQLAGDSPPPLRPLW encoded by the coding sequence GTGACCGACGACCCGCTGGCCCGCACCGAGCTGACCTTCCTGCTCGGGATGGGCTTCCAACTGGTGCTCGCCGAGTTCGTCCGGCGGGTGGCCGAGGCCGGCTACCCGGACCTGCGCCCGGTGCACGGTCTGGTGTTCCAGGCGCTCCGGGGCGGTGGCGCCACCGGCACCGAGCTGGCGGATCGGCTCGGCGTGACCAAGCAGGCCGCCGGTCAGATCGTCGACGACCTGGAGCGGCGTGGTTACCTGCGTCGCGAGCCGCATCCCGGCGGCGGGCGGCGCCGGCTGGTCGTACTGACCGGGCGCGCCGAGGAACACCTCCAGGTCGCCGGCCGGGTGCTGCACACCCTGGAGGCGGAACTGGCCGCCGGAATCGGTGCCGACCGACTGGCCGAGCTGCGCACCGAGCTGAGTCGGCTGGTCCGGCAGCTGGCCGGCGACTCGCCGCCGCCATTGCGCCCACTCTGGTAG